A genomic window from Rattus norvegicus strain BN/NHsdMcwi chromosome 9, GRCr8, whole genome shotgun sequence includes:
- the Spetex2el3 gene encoding uncharacterized protein Spetex2el3 isoform X2: MEAKSKAETEGTAIQSLPHMWPIYIQPPKLGFGRKASSQNVISKQEECLKELEELKFEIQKCQFERDEFYQILDLYIYDDWDHRLDVELPILQSEHEMRMMAMQMMTSSISEAMERYKELIQVNSSYRIRNSQLLREQTQLKNNIQILLNEKRELLVEQTEQPASSVEAKRLCEEAGMNICVPSAKEQQV, encoded by the exons atggaggccaaatctaaagcagagactgaaggaacagccattcagagcctgccccacatgtggcccatatatatacagccaccaaaactag gttttggtaggaaggcatcatcccaaaatgtcatcagtaagcaagaggagtgtttaaaggaactggaggaactcaaatttgaaatccagaagtgtcaattcgagagggatgaattttatcaaatcctggacctttatatctatgatgattgggaccacag gctggatgtcgaattgccaatacttcaatccgaacatgagatgagaatgatggctatgcaaatgatgaccagtTCAATAagtgaggccatggagaggtacaaggagctcatacaagtgaacagttcctaccg catcaggaaCTCCCAGCTTCTGCGTGAGcaaactcaattgaagaacaatatacagattttgctgaatgagaagagagaactgctggtggagcagactgaacagccagcatcctctgtggaggcaaagaggctctgtgaagaggccggaatgaacatctgtgtccccagtgcAAAGGAACAGCAG gtctga
- the Spetex2el3 gene encoding uncharacterized protein Spetex2el3 isoform X1 codes for MFRQPLRLFQKESIDQGETTPRLKEDDLLSSSLEGRKSFWGRLGFGRKASSQNVISKQEECLKELEELKFEIQKCQFERDEFYQILDLYIYDDWDHRLDVELPILQSEHEMRMMAMQMMTSSISEAMERYKELIQVNSSYRIRNSQLLREQTQLKNNIQILLNEKRELLVEQTEQPASSVEAKRLCEEAGMNICVPSAKEQQV; via the exons atgtttcgccagccgCTCAGGCTATTTCAGAAGGAAAGtattgatcaaggagagaccacaccaagGCTGAAGGAAGATGACCTCCTCTCATCTtccttggaaggaaggaaatcattctggggaaggcttg gttttggtaggaaggcatcatcccaaaatgtcatcagtaagcaagaggagtgtttaaaggaactggaggaactcaaatttgaaatccagaagtgtcaattcgagagggatgaattttatcaaatcctggacctttatatctatgatgattgggaccacag gctggatgtcgaattgccaatacttcaatccgaacatgagatgagaatgatggctatgcaaatgatgaccagtTCAATAagtgaggccatggagaggtacaaggagctcatacaagtgaacagttcctaccg catcaggaaCTCCCAGCTTCTGCGTGAGcaaactcaattgaagaacaatatacagattttgctgaatgagaagagagaactgctggtggagcagactgaacagccagcatcctctgtggaggcaaagaggctctgtgaagaggccggaatgaacatctgtgtccccagtgcAAAGGAACAGCAG gtctga